The Gloeobacter morelensis MG652769 genome contains the following window.
GGACCGCCTATTTGCACCCGGCGCTGATGTTGTTCATCGTCTTTCCGGTCGGTTTTGCCGCCGCCGTCTTCGGTCTCGAATTGCAGCAGGTCCGCGCCGAGCGCTCGCGGCGCAAGGTATCACCAAAACTTGCGCGCGACCGCCACATCGCCAACGGCATCGCTTTTTTGATCGCGCTGGTGCTGGTGGCGACGGTGGGAGGCTTCGCAAGCGAGGGCCTGCCCGCAGCGATCGATACCGACTGGCACGGTCTGGGCGCGCTGGTGGTCGTACTGTTGCTGGTCGTCTCGACGGCGCTGGTGACGGTGCGCTCCTTCAAGCGCCGCAAGTGGGCGCGGCTGGTCCATTCGATTCTCAACGGCACGGTGATGGCGTTGCTGATCATCCAGTTTCTCAGCGGCGGCTGGATGCTTCGTCAACTGCTGCGCGGCTGAACCTCCCCGGCCTGGGATCAGCCGCAAATGGTAGGATGATCGAGACGTCTCGGCCCAGTATCTCTCTCAGCGGCTGCCCCGGCGGTCGGAGCAGTTCTGGGGGGCTTCTGCATGTCATACCAAAGCAAATTATGGTTCCAACGGATCGCCCGCGAGCTCAAGATCGTCGATAAGGAGTTCTTGAGAACGATCACCGTCGCCACCCTCAGGCCGGCCATCCGCTCGCGATTGTCCGACCGCGTCGAGGAAGCTTCCCGGCGCGGAGAGGACCTGCAAGATCCCGCCACCTGGCTCGATCTGGTACTTATCGATGCGGTGGTGAGCCTGGAGAATATCGACGGTGAGGCTATCCGGGTGGCGGTCCTGGTGACCACCCGCGACCGCCATGCCCTCAACGAACTGGGGCTGGTCAAATCCCAGAATTTTCGGGCGGTGCGCTCGGCCCTGGGCATCCAGCGCCACTGGGTCATCTTGCTCGATTCGGTGGCACCCCCTTCGCAGGAACAACTCGTCGATTCGCTCTACGAGCAGATCGATCAACCCGGGGAGTGCACCCTCATCGACCTGCGCTCCTGAGGACCGGTCCAGTCCGGTGCCCTTCCATGGGACACTCGAAAACGGTGTGACGGGTGCTTAGGGTATGGTTCTGGGCCTATTTGACAGCGGGCTGGGCGGTCTGACGGTGCTGCGGGAAATCGCCCGTAGGCTGCCCGCCCAGCCGGTTTTCTACTTTGCCGACACGGCCCGCCTGCCCTACGGCTCTCGCACTCCGGCCGAAATCTGCCGGTACGTGCGCGAGATCTTGCACTGGTTCGAACAGCAGGGAGTCCGGCGCGTGCTGATGGCCTGCAACACCAGTTCGGCCCTCGCGTTGCCGGTGGTCGCGTCGGAATATGTCCTGGAAGTCGGTGGGCTAATCGCCCCGGCCGCCCGCGCCGCCGCCCGCCGGGGCCGGCGCATCGGTGTGATCGCCACCGCCGCCACGGTTCAAAGCCATGCCTACACCCGCGCCATCCAGACGCTCGCCCCCCAGGCACAGGTGTGGGAAGTCGCCTGTCCAGAATTTGTGCCGCTCGTCGAGAGCGGCCGGCTGCTGGGCGAGGAGGTGCGCTCGGTGGCCCGCCGCTACCTGGCGCCGCTGCTAGAGAAGCGCATCGACACCCTCGTCTACGGCTGCACCCACTATCTGTATCTCGACCCGGTGATTGGCGATCTGCTGCCGGCCAGTGTCCACCGTATCGACCCAGCGGTGGCGGCGGTGGCTGATCTGGCGGCAGCCCTGCCGCCTTCGCGGCGGTTGGAGAGCCGGGCTAGCTGTCACTTTTTTGTCTCCGGCGATCCGGTGCGCTTTGCGCAGGCGGCCTACCCCTGGCTCAACTACTATCCGCAGGTCCAGGCGGTCGCCCTGCCGCCGCTGCCGGCCGCCCAGGCAAACTAGCGCAGTTTTCAGGTGTCAGGCTTGAAACCGTTGTCCGCCGGGGTTCACAGGCGGCCTGCCGGTGTCTGGGCGACCAAAAAACCGCTCCAGTCTCGCCGAATCCTTACCTAAGGGGCTTCTCATCAAAACTTCACAAAGCGCTCATTGCTGTCCCTGAGTATAAAGACATGAGCCCAGAGCGCTCAAAAACACACTTTCAGCCCAGGAGATACCGCCATGTACCGCCGCTTTGCTCCCGTCCTCGCCGCTTTTGCCCTCGTCGCCTTCTCCGTTCCCGCTTTGGCCGTCGACAAAGGTCTGCGCTCGCAGTACCCCGGCCTGAGCGTCCAACAGGTCAAAGACATCCAGACCGGCAAGACCGCCGCTCCTACCCTGAGCGCCGAGGGCGGCCGCCTCGGTGGGGTGGTCTTCAGCCCCGGCGCCGAGCAGTGCATCGACAACCCGCGTTTCAACCCGGACAACGACGAGAGCGGTCCGCGCGCTTCGGAGCCGTACACCGATTCGACGCCCTACGCGGGCACCGCGACCGCCCTGGCAAGCGTCAACTGCCGCTAAGGGCTGGAGCCGGGGGTGGCCTTCGCTGCCCCCGGGTATCGGTTGCCCCGTCGGCCGATCAGCGCGGCCGGACGATAGAGTTTTCCTGCCGGATGCGGCGGGTCTAGCGCTGAAAGGTGATAGGTGAGGCCCCGGTGGGCCTCACCTTTCTTGTCGATTAGCGCCACGACTGGGATAGGCTGGGAGGATCCACCCATTCCCACGTCCATGGCCGGCGAGAAGACCCGCAAGATACTAGTCGACAACCGCAAGGCCCGCTTCGAGTACGAGATTCTGGAGACCTACTCGGCGGGGCTCGCCCTGTTGGGTACCGAGGTCAAGGCGATCCGCGCCGGCCGGGCGAACCTGAGCGATGCCTTTGCCCGGATCCAGCATGGCGAGGTGCTTTTGTACAATATGCATATCTCGCCGTTGCAGACCGCCGGGGCCTTCGCCCACGATCCGCTGCGCACCCGCAAACTGCTGCTCAAGCGCCGCGAAATCCACAAACTGCTCGGCCGTGT
Protein-coding sequences here:
- a CDS encoding DUF4079 domain-containing protein, coding for MTWTAYLHPALMLFIVFPVGFAAAVFGLELQQVRAERSRRKVSPKLARDRHIANGIAFLIALVLVATVGGFASEGLPAAIDTDWHGLGALVVVLLLVVSTALVTVRSFKRRKWARLVHSILNGTVMALLIIQFLSGGWMLRQLLRG
- the murI gene encoding glutamate racemase: MVLGLFDSGLGGLTVLREIARRLPAQPVFYFADTARLPYGSRTPAEICRYVREILHWFEQQGVRRVLMACNTSSALALPVVASEYVLEVGGLIAPAARAAARRGRRIGVIATAATVQSHAYTRAIQTLAPQAQVWEVACPEFVPLVESGRLLGEEVRSVARRYLAPLLEKRIDTLVYGCTHYLYLDPVIGDLLPASVHRIDPAVAAVADLAAALPPSRRLESRASCHFFVSGDPVRFAQAAYPWLNYYPQVQAVALPPLPAAQAN
- the smpB gene encoding SsrA-binding protein SmpB, yielding MAGEKTRKILVDNRKARFEYEILETYSAGLALLGTEVKAIRAGRANLSDAFARIQHGEVLLYNMHISPLQTAGAFAHDPLRTRKLLLKRREIHKLLGRVEEKGLTLIPLKLYLEGSWVKLDLGLARGKKLYDKREDIKKREAKRDIERAMRR